Proteins from a genomic interval of Arachis hypogaea cultivar Tifrunner chromosome 10, arahy.Tifrunner.gnm2.J5K5, whole genome shotgun sequence:
- the LOC112716390 gene encoding transcription factor MYB30, translating into MGRPPCCDKEGIKKGPWTPEEDILLVSYIQEHGPGNWKAIPSKTGLLRCSKSCRLRWTNYLRPGIKRGNFTNQEENMIIHLQALLGNRWAAIASYLPQRTDNDIKNYWNTYLKKRLSKKLEEEKKDGSCLANNNNDFSSQKVVMPRGQWERRLQTDINMAKKALTHALSPQNNNNNNNNNNNIESLSCSSSSNSNSNSCSSNNNNKATQSLSYASNADNIARLLKGWMKKNNNNDTASSKEGILGTKVFGNEECLESSNNTTSSLEFSHSIYSQQEESKTEEIGQVLMPFHLLEKWLLDETNIEKFI; encoded by the exons ATGGGAAGACCACCATGTTGTGACAAAGAAGGTATCAAGAAAGGTCCTTGGACTCCTGAAGAAGACATCTTATTAGTCTCTTACATTCAAGAACATGGCCCTGGAAATTGGAAAGCTATTCCTTCTAAAActg GTTTGTTAAGGTGCAGTAAGAGTTGTAGGCTTAGATGGACAAATTACTTAAGGCCAGGAATCAAAAGAGGTAATTTCACAAACCAAGAGGAGAATATGATCATTCACCTTCAAGCTCTACTGGGAAACAG ATGGGCTGCAATAGCTTCTTACCTTCCACAAAGAACAGACAATGACATAAAAAATTATTGGAACACCTATCTGAAAAAAAGGCTCAGCAAGaaattggaagaagaaaaaaaagatgggTCTTGTTtggcaaataataataatgatttttCATCTCAGAAAGTTGTTATGCCACGTGGACAGTGGGAAAGAAGGCTCCAAACAGATATCAACATGGCAAAGAAAGCACTCACTCATGCACTCTCACcacaaaacaataataataataataataataataataatattgaatccttatcttgttcttcttcttccaattCCAATTCTAATTCTTGttcatccaataataataataaagcaaCACAATCTTTAAGCTATGCTTCAAATGCTGATAACATAGCTCGGTTGCTCAAAGGGTggatgaagaagaataataataatgacaCTGCTTCTAGCAAGGAGGGCATTTTAGGAACAAAAGTTTTTGGTAATGAGGAGTGTTTGGAGTCTTCAAATAATACTACTTCATCATTAGAGTTTTCTCATTCAATTTATTCCCAACAAGAAGAGAGCAAGACTGAAGAAATTGGTCAAGTTTTGATGCCTTTCCATTTGCTTGAGAAGTGGCTTCTAGATGAGACTAATATTGAGAAATTTATTTAA